A window of the Streptomyces sp. JB150 genome harbors these coding sequences:
- a CDS encoding PP2C family protein-serine/threonine phosphatase has product MNRFEVAERALRGAAPHELLEVVRAVLTEQYAAEDVELFLADYGLTVLQPVSVLPHTLEPVSVHTSPAGRAFGAQRPHREDLPGGRVRLHLPVSVRGDRLGVLSVTLPENTVPGCEAELADVAEVLGHEVVVAERDTDIYLQARRKDRLTLAAEMQWQLLPGRSSSRPEYDLGAQLEPAYAIFGDNFDWSATADRLMLYVTNGMGEGIEASLLTNLAINALRNARRAGISIADQAALADQAVYAHYRGRRYLSILMLDFDLETGRAKVVDAGSPQLLRLRDGVVERIAFDAQLPLGMFEETDYVAQDFRVEPGDRLIFVSDGVHAVASPKGEAYGEAALARAIQATRLLPAAEVPRAVLRELTGHRGEAMPEDDALVVCLDWRGRPRTDDRGSGGL; this is encoded by the coding sequence GTGAACAGATTCGAGGTCGCTGAACGCGCTCTGCGCGGGGCGGCACCCCACGAGTTGCTCGAAGTCGTCCGCGCCGTACTGACGGAGCAGTACGCCGCGGAAGACGTCGAGCTGTTCCTGGCCGACTACGGGCTGACGGTCCTCCAGCCCGTGTCCGTGCTGCCGCACACCCTGGAGCCGGTGTCGGTGCACACCAGCCCGGCCGGCCGGGCCTTCGGGGCGCAGCGGCCCCACCGTGAGGATCTGCCGGGCGGACGGGTCCGGCTGCACCTGCCGGTCAGCGTGCGGGGCGACCGGCTGGGCGTGCTGTCCGTGACCCTGCCCGAAAACACCGTTCCCGGCTGTGAGGCTGAACTCGCCGACGTGGCCGAGGTGCTCGGTCACGAGGTGGTCGTCGCCGAGCGGGACACCGACATCTATCTCCAGGCGCGGCGCAAGGACCGGCTCACCCTGGCCGCCGAGATGCAGTGGCAGCTGCTGCCCGGCCGGTCTAGCTCGCGGCCCGAGTACGACCTCGGCGCCCAGCTGGAGCCGGCGTACGCGATCTTCGGCGACAACTTCGACTGGTCCGCGACCGCCGACCGGCTGATGCTGTACGTCACCAACGGCATGGGCGAGGGCATAGAGGCCTCCCTGCTCACGAACCTGGCCATCAACGCGCTGCGCAACGCCCGCAGGGCCGGCATCTCCATCGCGGACCAGGCGGCCCTGGCAGACCAGGCCGTCTACGCCCACTACCGGGGACGCCGCTATCTGTCCATCCTGATGCTCGACTTCGACCTGGAGACCGGCCGGGCGAAGGTCGTGGACGCCGGCTCGCCCCAGTTGCTGCGGCTGCGGGACGGCGTCGTGGAGCGGATCGCCTTCGACGCACAGCTGCCCTTGGGTATGTTCGAGGAGACCGACTACGTCGCACAGGACTTCCGGGTGGAGCCGGGGGACCGGCTGATCTTCGTCAGTGACGGAGTTCACGCCGTCGCGTCACCCAAGGGAGAAGCCTATGGTGAGGCGGCGCTCGCCCGGGCCATCCAGGCGACCCGGCTGCTGCCCGCGGCCGAGGTCCCGCGGGCCGTCCTGCGGGAGCTGACGGGTCACCGCGGCGAGGCGATGCCCGAGGACGACGCCCTGGTCGTGTGCCTGGACTGGCGCGGCAGGCCGCGGACCGATGACCGCGGTTCGGGGGGATTGTGA
- a CDS encoding cold-shock protein: MASGTVKWFNSEKGFGFIAQDGGGPDIFAHYSQINGNGYRELTEGEHVTFDIGQGQKGPQAQNITRA, encoded by the coding sequence ATGGCCAGCGGCACCGTGAAGTGGTTCAACTCCGAAAAAGGCTTCGGCTTCATCGCCCAGGACGGCGGAGGCCCGGACATCTTCGCCCACTACTCCCAGATCAACGGCAACGGCTACCGGGAACTGACCGAAGGTGAACACGTCACCTTCGACATCGGGCAGGGCCAGAAGGGCCCGCAGGCGCAGAACATCACCCGCGCCTGA
- a CDS encoding MarR family transcriptional regulator, with amino-acid sequence MVRTPEPVDAVDAAERVVEAMIQLWRQAHLEIAPDVSDQQMRTLLVLEAGARNLTGLAREMGVGPSSATRLCDRLGQRGLIERVSAGRQVSIRLSRTGERLLEATRRHRRLLLRRALAATGTDQAVLHDALGQLCDLFTAPDLPASDLPAPDPASPAVPEAPERPPR; translated from the coding sequence ATGGTCCGCACGCCCGAGCCGGTGGACGCCGTGGACGCCGCTGAGCGGGTGGTGGAGGCCATGATCCAGCTCTGGCGGCAGGCGCACCTGGAGATCGCACCGGATGTGTCGGACCAGCAGATGCGTACGCTGCTCGTCCTGGAGGCGGGGGCGCGCAATCTGACCGGTCTGGCCAGGGAGATGGGAGTCGGCCCGTCGTCGGCCACCCGCTTGTGCGACCGGCTGGGCCAGCGGGGACTCATCGAACGCGTCAGCGCCGGCCGGCAGGTGTCGATCCGGCTCAGCCGGACCGGCGAGCGGCTGCTGGAGGCGACCCGCAGGCACCGCCGTCTGTTGCTGCGACGGGCTCTTGCCGCCACCGGCACCGACCAGGCCGTCCTCCACGACGCCCTGGGGCAGCTGTGCGATCTCTTCACGGCGCCGGACCTCCCTGCGTCGGACCTCCCTGCGCCGGACCCGGCGTCCCCGGCTGTCCCCGAGGCGCCGGAGCGCCCGCCGCGGTGA
- a CDS encoding STAS domain-containing protein: MGENRMADAEHAAQHGRLSAVVTETDGIRVVALAGEIDHHTADTLREALDAAGEPRPRVVADMGQVTFMDSSGINVLITAHGALGEAGGWLRLAAPTGTVKRTLNIVGVDAFIDCRESLSHALDD; this comes from the coding sequence ATGGGTGAGAACCGAATGGCGGACGCCGAACACGCCGCGCAGCACGGAAGGCTGTCGGCGGTGGTCACCGAAACCGACGGCATCCGCGTGGTGGCCCTGGCCGGCGAGATCGACCACCACACCGCGGACACCCTCCGCGAGGCCCTGGACGCCGCCGGCGAGCCCCGCCCCCGTGTCGTGGCCGACATGGGTCAGGTCACCTTCATGGACTCCAGCGGCATCAACGTCCTCATCACCGCGCACGGGGCCCTCGGCGAGGCCGGTGGCTGGCTGCGTCTCGCGGCGCCGACGGGAACCGTGAAGCGCACCCTGAACATCGTCGGCGTCGACGCCTTCATCGACTGCCGCGAATCCCTCAGCCACGCCCTCGACGACTGA
- a CDS encoding ATP-binding protein: protein MGSVTVSQGDTTPYGRPLRVALDGDGTVIAKARRLAAGFLTQMQADHGLPVSQRALDVTRLVVSELVTNAHKYAPGPILLSLCVIGAAVEVQVWDSGPALPVARAADADRVGQHGLEIVMAVAQSVETRRDPVGKRVTARIALSDLPGGPATPKTRAGGRPTGSSGVSSIG from the coding sequence ATGGGATCAGTGACCGTGAGCCAGGGCGACACCACGCCGTACGGGCGCCCGCTGCGGGTGGCGCTGGACGGGGACGGCACCGTGATCGCCAAGGCCCGTCGGCTGGCCGCCGGCTTCCTCACGCAGATGCAGGCCGATCACGGCCTGCCCGTCTCGCAACGCGCCCTCGACGTCACCCGGCTCGTGGTCAGCGAGCTGGTCACCAACGCGCACAAGTACGCCCCCGGACCGATCCTGCTGAGCCTGTGCGTCATCGGCGCGGCCGTCGAGGTGCAGGTGTGGGACTCCGGCCCCGCCCTGCCCGTCGCCCGGGCCGCCGACGCCGACCGCGTCGGCCAGCACGGCCTGGAGATCGTCATGGCCGTCGCCCAGAGCGTCGAAACGCGTCGCGACCCGGTGGGCAAGCGCGTCACCGCCCGCATCGCCCTTTCCGACCTCCCCGGCGGTCCCGCGACACCGAAGACCCGCGCAGGTGGACGACCGACCGGTTCATCTGGCGTGTCGTCGATCGGATAA
- a CDS encoding MarR family transcriptional regulator has protein sequence MTTTAVELLEVVWGRTSTAPTSASQLRVLHILEHHDGVNLRTLTELLASTPPSTSRLCDRLQAAGFVEREASPQDRREVRLRLSSRGRAFLADLRTRRERELRRVLADMPAAERTALLEGLESFCAAAAAQIHGETPDSGSRTA, from the coding sequence GTGACCACCACGGCAGTCGAGCTGCTGGAGGTCGTATGGGGCCGGACCTCCACCGCTCCCACTTCCGCGTCCCAGTTGCGCGTTCTGCACATCCTGGAACACCACGACGGCGTCAACCTGCGTACGCTCACCGAGCTGCTCGCCTCCACGCCCCCGTCCACCAGCCGGCTGTGCGACCGGCTGCAGGCGGCCGGCTTCGTCGAGCGAGAGGCGAGCCCGCAGGACCGGCGTGAGGTACGGCTGCGTCTGAGCAGCCGCGGCCGGGCGTTCCTCGCGGACCTGCGCACCCGCAGGGAACGGGAACTGCGGAGGGTTCTGGCGGACATGCCCGCCGCCGAGCGGACCGCGCTGCTGGAGGGCCTGGAATCGTTCTGCGCCGCGGCGGCGGCACAGATACACGGCGAGACACCGGACTCCGGAAGCCGGACCGCCTGA
- a CDS encoding dienelactone hydrolase family protein, with protein MTSEPVSVPAHGVALAGDLTMPSAASGVVLFAHGSGSSRHSPRNRAVAAELNRVGLGTLLLDLLSEREELDDAVSGRHRFDIGLLARRLVDTVDWLERQPGTGTLPVGLFGASTGAAAALVAAAERPGRVYAVVSRGGRPDLAGDRLPEVAAPVLLIVGGADELVLGLNEEAAERLPAPHRIHVVPGATHLFPEPGALEEVAGAAGDWFREWLRTGADEA; from the coding sequence ATGACCTCCGAGCCGGTGTCGGTGCCGGCGCACGGGGTGGCACTGGCGGGGGACCTGACGATGCCCTCCGCCGCTTCGGGGGTGGTGCTGTTCGCGCACGGCAGCGGCAGTTCCCGGCACAGTCCGCGCAACCGCGCGGTGGCCGCCGAACTGAACCGCGTGGGCCTGGGCACGCTGCTGCTGGACCTGCTGAGCGAGCGCGAGGAGCTTGACGACGCCGTCTCCGGGCGGCACCGCTTCGACATCGGTCTGCTGGCCCGGCGGCTGGTGGACACGGTGGACTGGCTGGAGCGGCAGCCGGGGACGGGGACCCTGCCGGTGGGCCTGTTCGGTGCGAGCACCGGTGCCGCCGCCGCGCTGGTGGCCGCGGCGGAGCGGCCGGGGCGGGTGTACGCGGTGGTCTCCAGGGGTGGGCGGCCGGATCTGGCCGGTGACCGGCTGCCGGAGGTGGCGGCGCCGGTGCTGCTGATCGTGGGGGGCGCGGACGAGCTGGTGCTGGGGCTGAACGAGGAGGCCGCGGAGCGTCTGCCGGCGCCGCACCGGATCCATGTCGTGCCGGGGGCCACGCACCTGTTCCCGGAGCCGGGCGCGCTGGAGGAGGTGGCCGGGGCCGCCGGCGACTGGTTCCGGGAATGGCTCCGTACCGGCGCGGATGAGGCCTGA